The Burkholderia lata genome contains a region encoding:
- a CDS encoding ATP synthase subunit I, with the protein MAGQAPDDRHDDQRTQRTASAAGERREFDDDWDAEQQDNNIVPLTRVEAEKLFGPDVSKPSRVTPYKVVFAQVVLSLVATLAWWLFSKSPGAAAQSAFLGGAIGWVPSAVFVARLKAGGSATVMSWVMGEALKLALTIGMFTAVAFGWSGVHWVPFLVTYLVVLKTYWIALAWR; encoded by the coding sequence ATGGCGGGTCAGGCGCCGGACGACAGGCACGATGATCAGCGCACGCAACGCACCGCTTCAGCGGCCGGCGAGCGGCGCGAATTCGATGATGACTGGGATGCCGAGCAGCAAGATAACAATATCGTTCCGCTCACACGGGTAGAAGCCGAAAAGCTGTTCGGCCCGGACGTGAGCAAGCCCTCGCGCGTAACCCCTTATAAGGTGGTATTCGCGCAAGTGGTTCTGTCCCTGGTTGCAACGCTGGCGTGGTGGCTGTTTTCAAAGTCGCCGGGCGCCGCTGCGCAATCCGCGTTTCTGGGCGGAGCGATCGGCTGGGTGCCCAGTGCGGTATTCGTGGCACGACTGAAGGCAGGTGGCTCGGCCACCGTGATGAGCTGGGTGATGGGCGAAGCCCTGAAGCTCGCTCTGACGATCGGGATGTTCACTGCAGTGGCGTTCGGCTGGTCCGGCGTGCACTGGGTGCCGTTCCTCGTTACATACCTCGTCGTGCTGAAGACGTACTGGATCGCGCTGGCCTGGCGGTAA
- the atpB gene encoding F0F1 ATP synthase subunit A, with amino-acid sequence MAASEGTRGPDPSEYIAHHLQNFSTSHQTSIFDIHVWNLDTLFWSIVCGIVTILVLRLAARKATSGVPGRFQCAIEMLVEMVEDQSKAIVHGNRTFIAPLALTVFVWVALMNSLDFLPVDLPGRVIGLLGLSDVISHHRIVPTADLNGTLGIALGVFVLMIYYSIKIKGAGGFVHELLSAPFGAHPLLWIPNLALNIVEYLAKTVSLGMRLFGNMYAGELLFLLIALLGSMWSFGGDATFLGFVGHVIAGSVWAIFHILIVLLQAFIFMMLTLVYLGQAHDKH; translated from the coding sequence ATGGCAGCTAGCGAAGGCACGCGCGGTCCGGATCCGTCCGAGTACATTGCGCACCACTTGCAGAATTTCTCCACCTCGCATCAGACGTCGATTTTCGACATCCACGTCTGGAATCTCGACACGCTGTTCTGGTCGATCGTTTGCGGCATCGTGACGATCCTCGTGCTGCGTCTGGCCGCCCGCAAGGCGACGTCGGGCGTGCCGGGCCGTTTCCAGTGCGCAATCGAGATGCTCGTCGAGATGGTCGAAGACCAATCGAAGGCCATCGTTCACGGCAATCGTACCTTCATCGCTCCGCTCGCGCTCACCGTGTTCGTGTGGGTCGCGTTGATGAACTCCCTCGACTTCCTCCCGGTCGACCTGCCGGGCCGCGTGATCGGCCTGCTCGGTCTGTCGGACGTGATTTCCCACCATCGCATCGTCCCGACGGCCGACCTGAACGGCACGCTCGGCATCGCGCTCGGCGTGTTCGTCCTGATGATCTACTACAGCATCAAGATCAAGGGCGCGGGCGGCTTTGTGCATGAGCTGCTGTCGGCACCGTTTGGCGCCCACCCGCTGCTGTGGATCCCGAACCTCGCGCTCAACATCGTCGAATATCTCGCGAAGACCGTCTCCCTCGGTATGCGGCTGTTCGGCAACATGTACGCGGGTGAGCTGTTGTTCCTGTTGATCGCCCTGCTCGGCAGCATGTGGAGCTTCGGTGGCGACGCAACGTTCCTCGGCTTCGTTGGCCACGTGATCGCGGGCAGCGTCTGGGCAATCTTCCACATCCTGATTGTTCTGTTGCAGGCATTCATTTTCATGATGCTGACGCTGGTGTATCTCGGCCAGGCGCACGACAAGCACTAA
- the atpE gene encoding F0F1 ATP synthase subunit C, whose amino-acid sequence MQAYIANIQGLTAIGIGIIIGLGAIGACIGIALMGGKYIEACARQPELINPLQTKMFLLAGLIDAAFLIGVGVAMLFAFANPLLSKLAG is encoded by the coding sequence ATGCAAGCTTACATCGCCAACATCCAGGGTCTGACCGCCATCGGTATCGGCATCATCATCGGCCTGGGTGCAATCGGCGCCTGTATCGGTATCGCGCTGATGGGTGGTAAGTACATCGAAGCCTGCGCACGTCAGCCGGAACTCATCAACCCGCTGCAAACGAAGATGTTCCTGCTGGCTGGTCTGATCGACGCGGCATTCCTGATCGGCGTGGGTGTTGCAATGCTGTTCGCGTTCGCGAACCCGCTCCTGTCGAAGCTCGCAGGCTAA
- a CDS encoding F0F1 ATP synthase subunit B, with protein MNLNATLFAQMVVFLVLAWFTMKFVWPPLINALDERSKKIADGLAAAEKGKAELDAAHKRVDQELAQARNDGQQRIADAEKRAQAVAEEIKSNAQAEAARIIAQAKAEAEQQIVKAREALRGEVATLAVKGAEQILKREVDQTAHAQLLNQLKAEL; from the coding sequence GTGAATCTCAACGCAACTCTGTTTGCGCAAATGGTCGTGTTCCTGGTCCTCGCGTGGTTCACGATGAAATTCGTGTGGCCGCCGTTGATCAACGCCCTCGACGAACGTTCGAAGAAGATCGCCGACGGCCTCGCCGCCGCCGAGAAGGGCAAGGCAGAACTCGACGCAGCGCACAAGCGCGTGGACCAGGAACTCGCGCAGGCCCGCAATGACGGCCAGCAGCGCATCGCCGACGCTGAAAAGCGTGCCCAGGCGGTCGCCGAGGAAATCAAGTCCAACGCCCAGGCTGAAGCCGCCCGCATCATCGCCCAGGCGAAGGCGGAAGCAGAACAGCAAATCGTGAAGGCGCGCGAAGCGCTGCGTGGTGAAGTCGCTACGCTGGCCGTGAAGGGCGCCGAGCAGATCCTGAAGCGCGAAGTCGATCAAACGGCCCACGCCCAACTGCTGAATCAACTGAAAGCCGAGCTCTGA
- a CDS encoding F0F1 ATP synthase subunit delta, with translation MAELATIARPYAEALFRVAEGGDIAAWSTLVQELAQVARLPEVLSVASSPKVTRTQVAELLLAAVKSPLGAGAEAKNFVQMLVDNHRIALLPEIAEQFEALKNEREGAADAEIVSAFPLNGADLESLVSGLERKFKRKLKPTVAVDSSLIGGVRVTVGDEVLDTSVRARLASMQAALTA, from the coding sequence ATGGCCGAACTTGCAACCATCGCCCGCCCTTACGCAGAAGCGCTGTTCCGCGTGGCCGAGGGCGGTGACATCGCCGCCTGGTCCACGCTCGTGCAAGAGCTGGCCCAGGTTGCGCGTCTGCCGGAAGTCCTGTCGGTCGCGTCGAGCCCGAAGGTGACGCGCACGCAAGTAGCCGAGTTGCTGCTTGCTGCGGTGAAGTCGCCGCTCGGAGCTGGCGCCGAAGCGAAGAACTTCGTGCAGATGCTGGTCGACAATCATCGCATCGCGCTGCTGCCGGAAATCGCAGAGCAGTTCGAGGCGCTCAAGAACGAACGTGAAGGTGCAGCCGACGCCGAGATCGTGAGCGCGTTCCCGCTGAACGGCGCGGATCTCGAGAGTCTCGTCTCGGGCCTCGAACGCAAGTTCAAGCGCAAGCTGAAACCGACGGTCGCAGTCGATTCGTCGCTGATCGGCGGCGTGCGCGTGACGGTCGGCGACGAAGTGCTCGACACCTCGGTTCGCGCGCGCCTCGCATCGATGCAGGCAGCGTTGACCGCCTGA
- the atpA gene encoding F0F1 ATP synthase subunit alpha → MQLNPSEISELIKSRIQGLEASADVRNQGTVISVTDGIVRIHGLSDVMQGEMLEFPGNTFGLALNLERDSVGAVILGEYEHISEGDIVKTTGRILEVPVGPELVGRVVDALGNPIDGKGPVNAKLTDAIEKIAPGVIWRKSVSQPVQTGIKSIDAMVPIGRGQRELIIGDRQCGKTAVALDAIINQKGKDLICIYVAIGQKASSIMNVVRKLEETGAMEYTIVVAASASDSAAMQYLAPYAGCTMGEYFRDRGQDALIIYDDLTKQAWAYRQISLLLRRPPGREAYPGDVFYLHSRLLERAARVSEEYVEKFTNGEVKGKSGSLTALPVIETQAGDVTAFVPTNVISITDGQIFLETDLFNAGIRPAINAGVSVSRVGGAAQTKVVKKLSGGIRTDLAQYRELAAFAQFASDLDEATRKQLERGRRVTELLKQPQYQPLQVWELAVSLYAANNGYLDDLDVKQVLSFEKGLRESLKTSNADLIKRIEDTKDLSKDDEGALRSAIESFKKSGAY, encoded by the coding sequence ATGCAACTCAATCCCTCTGAGATCAGCGAGCTGATCAAGAGCCGGATCCAGGGCCTTGAAGCGAGCGCAGACGTTCGCAACCAGGGCACCGTGATCTCCGTGACCGACGGTATCGTGCGTATCCACGGCCTGTCGGACGTGATGCAGGGCGAAATGCTCGAGTTTCCGGGCAACACGTTCGGTCTCGCGCTGAACCTCGAGCGCGACTCGGTCGGCGCGGTGATTCTCGGCGAATACGAACACATCTCGGAAGGCGACATCGTCAAGACGACGGGCCGCATTCTCGAAGTCCCGGTTGGTCCGGAACTCGTCGGCCGTGTGGTCGATGCGCTCGGCAACCCGATCGACGGCAAGGGCCCGGTCAACGCCAAGCTGACCGATGCGATCGAAAAGATCGCCCCGGGCGTGATCTGGCGTAAGTCGGTGTCGCAGCCGGTGCAGACGGGCATCAAGTCGATCGACGCAATGGTGCCGATCGGCCGTGGCCAGCGTGAGCTGATCATCGGCGACCGTCAGTGCGGCAAGACCGCAGTGGCGCTCGACGCGATCATCAACCAGAAGGGCAAGGACCTGATCTGTATCTACGTCGCGATCGGCCAGAAGGCTTCGTCGATCATGAACGTGGTTCGCAAGCTCGAAGAAACGGGCGCGATGGAATACACGATCGTCGTCGCCGCTTCGGCTTCGGATTCGGCAGCGATGCAGTACCTCGCACCGTACGCCGGCTGCACGATGGGCGAATACTTCCGCGACCGTGGCCAAGACGCGCTGATCATTTATGACGACTTGACCAAGCAAGCCTGGGCATACCGTCAGATCTCGCTGCTGCTGCGCCGCCCGCCGGGCCGTGAAGCGTACCCGGGTGACGTGTTCTATCTCCACTCGCGTCTGCTCGAGCGTGCTGCTCGCGTCTCGGAAGAGTACGTCGAGAAGTTCACGAACGGCGAAGTGAAGGGCAAGAGCGGTTCGCTGACGGCACTGCCGGTCATCGAAACGCAGGCTGGCGACGTGACCGCGTTCGTTCCGACGAACGTGATCTCGATTACCGACGGCCAGATCTTCCTGGAAACCGACCTGTTCAACGCAGGCATCCGCCCGGCAATCAACGCCGGCGTGTCGGTGTCGCGAGTCGGTGGCGCCGCTCAGACGAAGGTCGTGAAGAAGCTGTCGGGCGGTATCCGTACCGACCTCGCGCAGTACCGTGAACTGGCGGCATTCGCCCAGTTCGCATCGGACCTCGACGAAGCGACCCGCAAGCAGCTCGAGCGCGGCCGCCGCGTGACGGAACTGCTGAAGCAGCCGCAGTACCAGCCGCTGCAGGTGTGGGAACTGGCCGTGTCGCTGTACGCCGCGAACAACGGCTACCTCGACGACCTCGACGTCAAGCAAGTGCTGTCGTTCGAGAAGGGCCTGCGCGAAAGCCTGAAGACCAGCAACGCTGACCTCATCAAGCGCATCGAAGACACCAAGGATCTCTCGAAGGACGACGAAGGCGCACTGCGCTCGGCGATCGAATCCTTCAAGAAGTCCGGTGCCTATTGA
- the atpG gene encoding F0F1 ATP synthase subunit gamma, translated as MAGMKEIRGKIKSVQNTRKITKAMEMVAASKMRRAQERMRAARPYADKVRAIAAHMSRANPEYRHPFMVANEGAKTAGIILVTTDKGLCGGLNTNVLRATVQKFKELEEKGQKVEATAIGSKGLGFLNRFGAKVLSQVVHLGDTPHLDKLIGAVKTQLDLYSEGKLSAVYIAYTRFVNTMKQEAVIEQLLPLSSEHFEADDGTPATSWDYIYEPDAQAVVDELLVRYVEALVYQAVAENMASEQSARMVAMKAASDNAKTVISELQLVYNKSRQAAITKELSEIVGGAAAV; from the coding sequence ATGGCTGGAATGAAGGAAATTCGCGGCAAGATCAAGAGCGTGCAGAACACGCGCAAGATCACGAAGGCGATGGAGATGGTGGCCGCATCGAAGATGCGCCGCGCGCAGGAACGCATGCGCGCCGCTCGTCCGTATGCGGACAAGGTCCGTGCCATCGCTGCGCACATGAGCCGCGCGAACCCGGAGTACCGCCACCCGTTCATGGTGGCGAACGAAGGCGCGAAGACGGCCGGCATCATCCTCGTCACGACGGACAAGGGTCTGTGCGGTGGTCTGAACACCAACGTGCTGCGTGCGACGGTGCAGAAGTTCAAGGAGCTGGAAGAGAAGGGCCAGAAGGTCGAAGCCACCGCGATCGGTAGCAAGGGCCTCGGGTTCCTGAACCGCTTCGGCGCGAAGGTGCTGTCGCAGGTCGTGCACCTCGGCGACACCCCGCATCTGGACAAGCTGATCGGCGCCGTGAAGACGCAGCTCGATCTGTACTCGGAAGGCAAGCTGTCGGCGGTTTATATCGCTTACACGCGCTTCGTCAACACGATGAAGCAGGAAGCCGTGATCGAGCAGTTGCTGCCGCTGTCGTCGGAACACTTCGAAGCCGATGACGGTACGCCGGCCACGTCGTGGGATTACATCTACGAGCCGGACGCGCAGGCAGTCGTCGACGAACTGCTCGTGCGTTACGTCGAGGCGCTGGTGTACCAGGCCGTCGCGGAAAACATGGCGTCCGAGCAATCGGCGCGCATGGTCGCGATGAAGGCCGCGTCCGACAACGCGAAGACGGTGATCAGCGAACTGCAGCTCGTGTACAACAAGAGCCGTCAGGCCGCGATCACGAAAGAACTGTCGGAGATCGTCGGCGGCGCAGCCGCTGTTTAA
- the atpD gene encoding F0F1 ATP synthase subunit beta, which translates to MSTAALVEGKIVQCIGAVIDVEFPRDSMPKIYDALILDGSELTLEVQQQLGDGVVRTICLGASDGLRRGLTVKNTAKPISVPVGKPTLGRIMDVLGRPIDEAGPIESETTRSIHQKAPAFDELSPSTELLETGIKVIDLICPFAKGGKVGLFGGAGVGKTVNMMELINNIAKEHGGYSVFAGVGERTREGNDFYHEMKDSNVLDKVALVYGQMNEPPGNRLRVALTGLTMAEHFRDEGLDVLFFVDNIYRFTLAGTEVSALLGRMPSAVGYQPTLAEEMGKLQERITSTKKGSITSVQAVYVPADDLTDPSPATTFGHLDATVVLSRDIASLGIYPAVDPLDSTSRQIDPNVIGEEHYSITRRVQQTLQRYKELRDIIAILGMDELSPEDKLSVARARKIQRFLSQPFHVAEVFTGSPGKYVPLKETIRGFKMIVDGECDHLPEQAFYMVGTIDEAFEKAKKIS; encoded by the coding sequence ATGAGTACTGCTGCTTTGGTAGAAGGCAAGATCGTACAGTGCATCGGCGCCGTTATCGACGTGGAATTCCCGCGCGACAGCATGCCGAAGATCTACGACGCGCTCATTCTCGATGGCTCGGAACTGACGCTCGAAGTCCAGCAGCAGCTGGGCGACGGCGTTGTCCGTACCATCTGTCTGGGTGCATCCGACGGCCTGCGCCGCGGCCTGACCGTGAAGAACACGGCCAAGCCGATCTCGGTGCCGGTCGGCAAGCCGACCCTCGGCCGAATCATGGACGTCCTCGGCCGTCCGATCGACGAAGCTGGCCCGATCGAAAGCGAAACGACGCGTTCGATCCACCAGAAGGCTCCGGCGTTCGACGAACTGTCGCCGTCGACCGAACTGCTCGAAACGGGTATCAAGGTTATCGACCTGATCTGCCCGTTCGCAAAGGGCGGCAAGGTTGGCCTGTTCGGCGGTGCTGGCGTGGGCAAGACCGTCAACATGATGGAGCTCATCAACAACATCGCGAAGGAACACGGCGGTTACTCCGTGTTCGCGGGCGTGGGCGAGCGTACCCGTGAAGGGAACGACTTCTACCACGAAATGAAGGACTCGAACGTTCTCGACAAGGTCGCGCTGGTGTACGGCCAGATGAACGAGCCGCCGGGCAACCGTCTGCGCGTCGCGCTGACCGGCCTGACGATGGCCGAGCACTTCCGTGACGAAGGCCTCGACGTGCTGTTCTTCGTCGACAACATCTACCGTTTCACGCTGGCCGGTACCGAAGTGTCGGCACTGCTCGGCCGTATGCCGTCGGCAGTGGGCTATCAGCCGACGCTGGCTGAAGAAATGGGCAAGCTGCAAGAGCGCATCACGTCGACCAAGAAGGGCTCGATTACGTCGGTCCAGGCCGTGTACGTCCCTGCGGATGACTTGACCGACCCGTCGCCGGCTACGACCTTCGGCCACCTGGACGCAACCGTCGTTCTGTCGCGTGACATCGCTTCGCTGGGTATCTACCCGGCGGTCGACCCGCTCGACTCGACGTCGCGCCAGATCGACCCGAACGTGATCGGTGAAGAGCACTACTCGATCACCCGTCGTGTTCAGCAGACGCTGCAGCGCTACAAGGAACTGCGCGACATCATCGCGATTCTGGGTATGGACGAACTGTCGCCGGAAGACAAGCTGTCGGTCGCGCGCGCTCGTAAGATCCAGCGTTTCCTGTCGCAGCCGTTCCACGTTGCTGAAGTGTTCACGGGCTCGCCGGGCAAGTACGTGCCGCTGAAGGAAACGATCCGCGGCTTCAAGATGATCGTCGACGGCGAGTGCGACCACCTGCCGGAACAGGCGTTCTACATGGTCGGCACGATCGACGAAGCCTTCGAAAAGGCCAAGAAGATCTCGTAA
- a CDS encoding F0F1 ATP synthase subunit epsilon, with the protein MATIKVDVVSAEEQIFSGEAKFVALPGETGELGILPGHTPLITRIRPGAVRIEVEGGNDEFVFVAGGILEVQPGAVTVLADTAIRGKDLDAAKAEEARKRAEETLQNAKSDLDLAKAQSELATAMAQLEAIQRLAKIRSRH; encoded by the coding sequence ATGGCAACCATCAAAGTAGACGTCGTCAGCGCGGAAGAGCAGATCTTCTCGGGCGAGGCGAAATTCGTCGCGCTGCCGGGCGAAACGGGTGAGCTGGGCATTCTGCCGGGTCACACGCCGCTGATCACGCGGATTCGTCCGGGTGCGGTGCGCATCGAAGTCGAGGGCGGCAACGACGAATTCGTGTTCGTCGCGGGCGGCATTCTCGAAGTGCAGCCGGGTGCCGTGACGGTGCTCGCCGATACCGCGATCCGCGGCAAGGACCTCGACGCGGCGAAAGCCGAGGAAGCACGCAAGCGTGCCGAGGAAACGCTGCAGAACGCGAAGTCGGATCTCGACCTCGCGAAGGCGCAATCCGAGCTCGCGACCGCGATGGCGCAGCTCGAGGCGATCCAGCGTCTGGCGAAGATTCGCAGCCGGCACTGA
- a CDS encoding AMP-binding protein — protein sequence MAADLGVGALIAPENGLSYVRGTTDVPLSEATIGRFLLDTAGRFPDRPAVVFREQQVRWTWREFANEVDVLASGLASLGIVKGDRVGIWSPNRSEWLLTQFATARIGAVLVNINPAYRLSELEYALNKVGCKAVIAAERFKTSAYVEMLQTIAPELATATPGDLHAVRVPSLRTVVSMGDVAPAGMFRFADVMARGRQAVDPALLDAIGATLAATEPINIQFTSGTTGSPKGATLTHRNVVNNGRSIATAMRFTEQDTLCIPVPLYHCFGMVLAVLACVSKGAAMVFPGEAFDPVATLAAVADERCTALHGVPTMFIAELDHPEFAKFDLSTLRTGIMAGSPCPIETMKRVVSQMHLSEITIAYGMTETSPVSFQSSTDDPLEKRTTTVGRIQPHLEVKVVDPSGGIVPVGATGELCTKGYSVMLGYWDDDTKTREVLVDGWMHTGDLATLDADGYCNIVGRLKDMVIRGGENVYPREIEEFLFRHPKIQSAQVFGVPDTKYGEELCAWIVLRADEQMTEDDVRAFCNGQIAHYKIPRYIRFVDELPMTVTGKVQKFVMRDRMIEELKLDVQKTA from the coding sequence ATGGCAGCAGACCTTGGCGTAGGGGCGCTAATCGCGCCCGAAAACGGATTGTCGTACGTACGCGGCACGACCGACGTACCGCTGTCCGAAGCGACGATCGGCCGGTTCCTGCTGGATACGGCCGGCCGCTTTCCCGATCGTCCGGCCGTCGTGTTCCGCGAGCAGCAGGTGCGCTGGACCTGGCGCGAATTCGCGAACGAGGTCGATGTGCTGGCGTCCGGCCTGGCCTCGCTCGGCATCGTGAAGGGCGATCGCGTCGGCATCTGGTCGCCGAACCGCAGCGAATGGCTGCTCACGCAGTTCGCGACCGCGCGGATCGGCGCGGTGCTCGTCAACATCAATCCGGCCTACCGGCTGTCGGAGCTCGAATACGCGCTGAACAAGGTCGGCTGCAAGGCCGTGATCGCCGCCGAGCGCTTCAAGACGTCCGCGTATGTCGAGATGCTGCAGACCATCGCGCCGGAGCTCGCAACCGCGACGCCGGGCGACCTGCATGCGGTGCGCGTGCCGAGCCTGCGCACGGTCGTCTCGATGGGCGACGTCGCGCCGGCCGGCATGTTCCGCTTCGCGGACGTGATGGCGCGCGGCCGCCAGGCCGTCGACCCCGCGTTGCTCGATGCGATCGGCGCGACGCTCGCGGCCACCGAGCCGATCAACATCCAGTTCACGAGCGGCACGACCGGCAGCCCGAAGGGCGCAACGCTCACGCATCGCAACGTCGTCAACAACGGGCGCTCGATCGCGACGGCGATGCGGTTCACCGAGCAGGACACGCTGTGCATCCCGGTGCCGCTGTATCACTGTTTCGGGATGGTGCTCGCGGTGCTCGCGTGCGTGTCGAAGGGCGCGGCGATGGTGTTCCCGGGCGAAGCGTTCGACCCGGTCGCGACGCTCGCGGCGGTGGCCGACGAGCGCTGCACCGCGCTGCATGGCGTGCCGACGATGTTCATCGCCGAGCTCGATCACCCCGAGTTCGCGAAATTCGACCTGTCGACGCTACGCACCGGGATCATGGCCGGCTCGCCGTGCCCGATCGAGACGATGAAGCGCGTCGTGTCGCAGATGCACCTGTCGGAGATCACGATCGCGTACGGGATGACGGAGACGAGCCCCGTGTCGTTCCAGAGCTCCACCGACGATCCGCTCGAGAAGCGCACGACGACGGTCGGGCGCATTCAGCCGCATCTGGAAGTGAAGGTCGTCGATCCGAGCGGCGGCATCGTGCCGGTCGGCGCGACGGGCGAGCTGTGCACGAAGGGCTATTCGGTGATGCTCGGCTACTGGGACGACGACACGAAGACGCGCGAGGTGCTGGTGGACGGCTGGATGCATACGGGCGACCTCGCGACGCTCGATGCGGACGGCTACTGCAATATCGTCGGCCGGCTGAAGGACATGGTGATTCGCGGCGGCGAGAACGTCTATCCGCGCGAGATCGAGGAATTCCTGTTTCGGCATCCGAAGATCCAGAGCGCGCAGGTATTCGGCGTGCCCGATACGAAGTACGGCGAAGAGCTGTGCGCATGGATCGTGCTGCGCGCCGACGAGCAGATGACCGAGGACGACGTGCGTGCGTTCTGCAACGGGCAGATCGCGCACTACAAGATTCCGCGCTACATCCGCTTCGTCGACGAGCTGCCGATGACGGTGACGGGCAAGGTGCAGAAGTTCGTGATGCGTGACCGGATGATCGAGGAGCTGAAACTGGACGTGCAGAAGACCGCGTAG
- a CDS encoding transporter substrate-binding domain-containing protein, protein MKTLATLAATALLCCAAAHAQTGAGAAAAAPGAGSRLDDVLARGTLRVCTTGDYKPYSYYRADGRFEGIDIDMAESLAKSLGVKTDYVKTSWPNLTGDFVAKCDIAVGGVSTTLERQKRVFFTQPYVVDGKTPIVRCADADKYQTVAQIDRPETRVIVNPGGTNERFAKQYFTHANLTVYPDNVTIFKQILAGKADVMVTDASETLLQQKLNPGLCSVHPDKPFQFGEKAYMVPRGDVAFQQYVDQWLHLALSTGEYQAISDKWLK, encoded by the coding sequence ATGAAGACACTCGCCACGCTCGCCGCCACCGCGCTGCTTTGCTGTGCCGCCGCGCACGCGCAGACCGGCGCGGGCGCCGCTGCCGCCGCACCGGGCGCCGGCTCGCGGCTCGACGACGTGCTCGCGCGCGGCACGCTGCGCGTGTGCACGACGGGCGACTACAAGCCGTATTCGTACTACCGCGCGGACGGCCGCTTCGAGGGCATCGACATCGACATGGCCGAATCGCTCGCGAAATCGCTCGGCGTGAAGACCGACTACGTGAAGACGAGCTGGCCGAACCTGACCGGCGATTTCGTCGCGAAATGCGACATCGCGGTGGGTGGCGTGTCGACGACGCTCGAGCGCCAGAAGCGCGTGTTCTTCACGCAGCCGTACGTGGTCGACGGCAAGACGCCGATCGTGCGCTGCGCGGACGCCGACAAATACCAGACCGTCGCGCAGATCGACCGGCCGGAAACGCGCGTGATCGTGAACCCGGGCGGCACCAACGAGCGTTTCGCGAAGCAGTACTTCACGCACGCGAACCTCACCGTCTATCCGGACAACGTAACGATCTTCAAGCAGATCCTCGCCGGCAAGGCGGACGTGATGGTGACGGATGCGTCCGAGACACTGCTGCAGCAAAAGCTGAATCCGGGCCTGTGCTCGGTGCATCCGGACAAGCCGTTCCAGTTCGGCGAGAAGGCGTACATGGTGCCGCGCGGCGATGTCGCGTTCCAGCAGTACGTCGATCAGTGGCTGCATCTCGCGCTGTCGACCGGCGAATACCAGGCGATTTCGGACAAATGGCTGAAGTAA
- the hemE gene encoding uroporphyrinogen decarboxylase has product MAHTLLNDTFLRALLREPTDYTPIWLMRQAGRYLPEYNATRARAGSFLGLAKNPDYATEVTLQPLERFPLDAAILFSDILTIPDAMGLGLDFQVGEGPKFAHPVRTEADVAKLAVPDIEETLGYVTGAVREIRRALTDGQGRQRVPLIGFSGSPWTLACYMVEGGGSDDFRTVKSMAYSRPDLMHRILDVNAQAVAAYLNAQIEAGAQAVMIFDTWGGALADGAYQRFSLDYIRRVVSQLKREHDGERVPVITFTKGGGLWLEEIAATGVDAVGLDWTVNLGKARERVAGKVALQGNLDPTILFAPPAAVREQARAVLDSYGNHPGHVFNLGHGISQFTSPDHVAELVDEVHSHSRAIRSGAAG; this is encoded by the coding sequence GTGGCCCATACCCTGCTTAACGACACCTTCCTGCGTGCGCTTCTGCGCGAGCCGACCGACTACACGCCGATCTGGCTGATGCGCCAGGCCGGCCGCTACCTGCCCGAATACAACGCGACGCGCGCGCGCGCCGGCAGCTTCCTCGGTCTCGCGAAGAATCCCGACTACGCGACCGAAGTGACGCTGCAGCCGCTCGAGCGCTTTCCGCTCGACGCCGCGATCCTGTTCTCTGACATCCTGACGATTCCGGACGCGATGGGGCTCGGCCTCGACTTCCAGGTCGGCGAAGGGCCGAAGTTTGCGCATCCGGTGCGTACCGAGGCCGACGTCGCGAAGCTCGCGGTGCCGGACATCGAAGAGACGCTCGGCTACGTAACGGGCGCCGTGCGCGAGATCCGCCGCGCGCTCACCGACGGCCAGGGCCGCCAGCGCGTGCCGCTGATCGGCTTTTCGGGCAGCCCGTGGACGCTCGCGTGCTACATGGTCGAAGGCGGCGGGTCGGACGATTTCCGCACGGTGAAGTCGATGGCGTATTCGCGCCCCGACCTGATGCACCGGATCCTCGACGTGAACGCGCAGGCGGTGGCCGCGTACCTGAACGCGCAGATCGAAGCGGGCGCGCAGGCCGTGATGATCTTCGATACGTGGGGCGGCGCGCTGGCGGACGGCGCGTACCAGCGCTTCTCGCTGGACTACATCCGCCGCGTCGTCTCGCAGCTCAAGCGCGAGCACGACGGCGAGCGCGTGCCGGTGATCACGTTCACCAAGGGCGGCGGGCTGTGGCTCGAGGAGATCGCGGCGACCGGCGTCGACGCGGTCGGGCTCGACTGGACCGTCAACCTCGGCAAGGCGCGCGAGCGCGTCGCGGGCAAGGTCGCGCTGCAGGGCAACCTCGACCCGACGATCCTGTTTGCGCCGCCGGCTGCAGTACGCGAGCAGGCGCGCGCGGTGCTCGACAGCTACGGCAATCATCCGGGCCACGTCTTCAACCTCGGGCACGGCATTTCGCAGTTTACGTCGCCCGATCACGTCGCCGAACTCGTCGACGAAGTGCATAGCCACAGCCGCGCGATTCGTAGCGGAGCCGCTGGCTGA